From the Pseudomonas sp. SORT22 genome, one window contains:
- a CDS encoding DUF748 domain-containing protein, with protein MPKGLKRALGAMLAAVALYSLLGFLILPGVALRIANQQLASYATVPAHLQRIELNPFSLELTLWGLQIGEPGKEQVGFERLYANLQVNSLWSGALHLDSVELDKARTELLFAKDGSLNLTQLFKLPPSEPKPEEPASDPFPLRIGSIKLSEGYLHFQDLRPSEPIEFLYDSMNLELKNLSTLPEDSTEMTLVANGPAGGRIDWAGNFSLVPIASEGTLKVTDGKMKAFWPYVRDAVPLVLEEGVVSLDTHYKLNLSKETELLLDNTSVSIAPFAIKAPDGRPLARLARLDVSETSIDLAKQRVTVGKIRSEKLETWAAVESDGQLDWQKLFASQPAKATAKEKAEPAAAEPDAKEKAAAEAPSKPWQVLLKDVQLRNYQVHLADRSQKQPVALEVGPLNLDLQNFDSLNQSPFTLKLDTGVGKQGKLQAAGEVNLAPVSAKLKVNTQDIDLRVAQAYISPYIRLELRSGMLGSDLNVDLKSTEPLAFSIDGKAQVNQLHTLDTIKDRDFVKWQQLNLDGLSYRHGDALSIGKVTLKQPYARFMINEDRTTNVDDLLIPQPATAQSKAPAKAKAPAEKPLGIRIGEIDINDGSANFADFSLTPNFATAIQQLNGQIGTIDNRQPKPAKVDIKGKVDRYAPVTIKGSLNPFDPMAALDIATSFKRVELTTLTPYSGKFAGFRIRKGRLNIDLHYVITQGKLKAENKVVVEQLQLGEKVDSPDAVDLPIRLAVALLKDTDGKISIELPVTGDLNDPQFSVMPIVWQTLRNLVLRAAQAPFKFIGGLVSGGDSQDLGNVAFAAGSSDLGADAQSALDKLATALKERPALRLEIEGTSAQSSDGPLIAQQRLEREYQSTYYKILQRRGDKVPAQASELKVPDGDKPAMLEGIYRTRMKKQPPAEWEQLDREQRTTQLRDAVLKSWGESALLLRQLGQARASSIKDYLVDKGQLADDRVYFVDASLGQAEADGRVISPLHLDAE; from the coding sequence ATGCCCAAAGGATTGAAACGCGCCCTCGGCGCCATGCTGGCCGCAGTGGCCTTGTACAGCCTGCTAGGCTTTCTGATTCTCCCAGGGGTTGCCCTGCGTATCGCCAACCAGCAACTGGCCAGTTACGCCACGGTGCCGGCGCACCTGCAGCGGATCGAGCTCAACCCGTTCAGCCTCGAACTGACCCTCTGGGGCCTGCAGATCGGCGAGCCGGGCAAAGAGCAGGTCGGCTTCGAACGCCTGTACGCCAACCTGCAAGTCAACAGCCTGTGGAGCGGTGCCCTGCACCTGGACAGTGTCGAGCTGGACAAGGCGCGTACCGAGCTGCTGTTCGCCAAGGACGGCAGCCTCAACCTGACGCAACTGTTCAAGCTGCCGCCGAGCGAGCCCAAGCCTGAGGAACCTGCCAGCGACCCTTTCCCGTTGCGCATCGGCAGTATCAAGCTCAGCGAAGGCTACCTGCATTTCCAGGACCTGCGCCCGAGCGAGCCGATCGAGTTTCTCTACGACTCGATGAACCTGGAACTGAAGAACCTCAGCACCCTGCCCGAAGACAGTACCGAAATGACCCTGGTGGCCAATGGTCCGGCGGGCGGGCGCATCGACTGGGCCGGCAACTTCAGCCTGGTACCGATCGCCTCCGAAGGCACCCTGAAGGTCACCGACGGCAAGATGAAAGCCTTCTGGCCTTATGTGCGCGATGCCGTGCCGCTGGTGCTGGAAGAAGGTGTGGTCAGCCTCGATACCCACTACAAGCTGAACCTGTCCAAGGAAACCGAGCTGCTGCTGGACAACACCTCGGTGAGCATCGCACCCTTTGCCATCAAGGCACCGGATGGCCGCCCGCTGGCACGCCTGGCGCGCCTGGATGTCAGCGAAACCTCGATTGACCTGGCCAAGCAGCGGGTCACCGTTGGCAAGATCCGCAGCGAAAAGCTCGAAACCTGGGCGGCAGTAGAGTCCGATGGCCAGCTCGACTGGCAGAAGCTGTTCGCCAGCCAGCCGGCCAAAGCCACGGCCAAAGAGAAAGCCGAACCTGCCGCCGCCGAGCCGGATGCCAAGGAAAAGGCCGCCGCCGAGGCACCGAGCAAGCCATGGCAAGTGCTGCTCAAAGACGTGCAACTGCGCAATTACCAGGTACACCTGGCCGACCGCTCGCAGAAACAACCGGTCGCCCTCGAGGTTGGCCCGCTGAACCTCGACCTGCAGAATTTCGACAGCCTCAACCAGTCGCCCTTCACCCTCAAGCTCGACACCGGTGTCGGCAAGCAAGGCAAGCTGCAGGCGGCCGGTGAGGTCAACCTGGCGCCGGTGAGCGCCAAGCTCAAGGTCAACACCCAGGACATCGACCTGCGTGTCGCCCAGGCCTACATCAGCCCGTACATCCGCCTGGAACTGCGCAGCGGCATGCTCGGCAGCGACCTCAACGTCGACCTCAAGAGCACCGAGCCGCTGGCCTTCAGCATTGACGGCAAGGCCCAGGTCAACCAGCTGCACACCCTGGACACCATCAAGGATCGCGACTTCGTCAAATGGCAGCAGCTGAACCTCGACGGTCTGTCGTACCGCCACGGTGACGCCCTGAGCATCGGCAAAGTGACCCTCAAGCAGCCCTACGCGCGCTTCATGATCAACGAAGACCGCACCACCAACGTCGATGACCTGCTGATCCCGCAACCGGCTACCGCGCAGTCCAAGGCGCCGGCCAAAGCCAAGGCGCCTGCGGAAAAACCACTGGGCATCCGTATCGGTGAAATCGATATCAATGACGGTTCGGCCAACTTTGCCGACTTCAGCCTGACCCCGAACTTCGCCACCGCCATCCAGCAGCTCAACGGCCAGATCGGCACCATCGACAACCGTCAGCCGAAACCTGCCAAGGTCGATATCAAGGGCAAGGTCGATCGCTATGCACCGGTGACCATCAAAGGCTCGCTGAACCCCTTCGACCCGATGGCCGCCCTGGACATCGCCACCAGCTTCAAACGCGTCGAGCTGACCACCCTGACGCCTTACTCGGGCAAGTTCGCCGGCTTTCGCATTCGTAAGGGCCGGCTGAACATCGACCTGCACTACGTGATCACCCAAGGCAAGCTCAAGGCCGAGAACAAGGTAGTGGTCGAGCAACTGCAGCTGGGTGAGAAGGTCGACAGCCCGGATGCGGTGGACCTGCCGATTCGCCTGGCAGTGGCCTTGCTCAAGGACACCGACGGCAAGATCTCCATCGAGCTACCGGTGACTGGCGACCTCAATGACCCGCAGTTCAGCGTAATGCCGATTGTCTGGCAGACCCTGCGCAACCTGGTGCTGCGCGCGGCCCAGGCGCCCTTCAAGTTCATCGGCGGGCTGGTCAGCGGCGGCGATTCCCAGGACCTGGGCAACGTCGCCTTTGCCGCTGGCTCCAGCGACCTGGGCGCGGATGCGCAAAGCGCCCTGGACAAGCTGGCGACGGCGCTCAAAGAGCGCCCTGCCTTGCGCCTGGAGATCGAAGGCACCAGCGCCCAGAGCAGCGACGGACCGTTGATTGCCCAGCAGCGCCTGGAGCGTGAGTACCAGAGTACCTACTACAAGATCCTCCAGCGCCGCGGCGACAAGGTGCCAGCCCAGGCCTCCGAGCTGAAGGTGCCGGATGGCGACAAGCCGGCGATGCTTGAAGGCATCTACCGTACCCGCATGAAGAAACAGCCTCCAGCGGAGTGGGAACAACTCGATCGCGAACAGCGCACCACCCAGTTGCGCGATGCCGTGCTCAAGTCCTGGGGCGAAAGCGCCCTGCTGCTGCGTCAGTTGGGTCAGGCCCGGGCCAGCAGTATCAAGGACTACCTGGTAGATAAAGGCCAGCTGGCGGATGACCGGGTGTACTTCGTCGATGCCAGCCTGGGCCAGGCCGAGGCGGATGGCCGAGTGATCTCGCCGCTGCATCTGGACGCGGAATAA
- a CDS encoding class I SAM-dependent methyltransferase yields the protein MSLLNQALRAALDARQGLLAELHAQGTDCYRLFHGSQEGASGLTIDRYGPQLLVQSFHQSLETGALLELHAAVQAHLGLELLLVYNDRSQGNSRIDRRDPVYQASEAALADHVGHEWGLNYRVRGRHAGQDPLLFLDLRNARGWVKQHSAGKSVLNLFAYTCGVGLSAAAGGAREVCNLDFAEGNLAVGKENGALNPQLLPMSFIQSDYFPAIRQFAGLPVSQRRGHKLPPYPRLEQRQFDLVFLDPPAWAKSAFGTVDLLRDYQSLLKPALLSTADDGVLICCNNLAKVSLDDWREQVLRCAEKAGRPVRDWQVLKPAGDFPSQDGQPPLKTLILQL from the coding sequence ATGTCCCTCTTGAATCAGGCGCTGCGCGCCGCCCTCGACGCCCGCCAGGGCCTTCTCGCCGAACTGCATGCCCAGGGCACCGACTGCTATCGCCTGTTCCATGGCAGCCAGGAAGGCGCCAGCGGCCTGACCATCGACCGCTACGGCCCGCAGTTGCTGGTGCAAAGCTTCCACCAAAGCCTTGAGACCGGCGCCTTGCTGGAGCTGCACGCGGCGGTGCAAGCGCACCTGGGCCTGGAACTGCTGTTGGTCTACAACGACCGCTCCCAGGGCAACAGCCGCATCGATCGTCGCGACCCGGTGTATCAGGCGAGCGAGGCCGCGCTGGCCGATCATGTCGGTCACGAATGGGGCCTGAACTACCGGGTACGTGGCCGCCATGCCGGGCAGGATCCGCTACTGTTCCTCGACCTGCGCAATGCCCGTGGCTGGGTCAAGCAGCACAGTGCCGGCAAAAGCGTGCTCAACCTCTTTGCCTATACCTGCGGCGTCGGCCTCAGCGCCGCAGCGGGCGGCGCGCGCGAGGTGTGCAACCTGGACTTCGCCGAAGGCAACCTGGCGGTCGGCAAGGAGAACGGCGCACTCAACCCGCAACTGTTGCCGATGAGCTTTATCCAGTCCGATTACTTTCCGGCGATCCGCCAGTTCGCCGGCTTGCCGGTCAGCCAGCGTCGCGGCCACAAGCTGCCGCCGTATCCGCGCCTGGAGCAGCGCCAGTTCGACCTGGTGTTCCTCGACCCGCCGGCCTGGGCCAAGAGCGCCTTCGGCACCGTCGACCTGCTGCGCGACTACCAGAGCCTGCTCAAGCCGGCCCTGTTGAGCACCGCCGACGACGGCGTACTGATTTGCTGTAACAACCTGGCCAAGGTCAGTCTCGACGACTGGCGCGAGCAAGTGCTGCGCTGCGCCGAGAAAGCCGGGCGCCCGGTACGCGACTGGCAAGTGCTCAAACCTGCCGGCGACTTTCCGTCGCAGGATGGCCAGCCGCCACTGAAGACCTTGATTCTTCAGCTCTGA
- a CDS encoding acetyl-CoA C-acetyltransferase, which translates to MQDVVIVAATRTAVGSYQGALANIPAVDLGAAVIRQLLTQTGIDAELVDEVILGQVLTAGAGQNPARQAAIKAGLPHAVPAMTLNKVCGSGLKALHLATQAIRCGDAEVIIAGGQENMSLANYVMPGARTGLRMGHSTLIDSMISDGLWDAFNDYHMGITAENLVEKYGISREEQDAFAATSQQKAAAAIEARRFVDEITPILIPQRKGEPVAFATDEQPRAGTTAESLGKLKPAFKKDGTVTAGNASSLNDGAAAVLLMSAAKAQQLGLPILARIKAYANAGVDPAIMGIGPVSATRRCLDKAGWQLSDLDLIEANEAFAAQALSVGKELGWDASKVNVNGGAIALGHPIGASGCRVLVTLLHEMIKRDVSKGLATLCIGGGQGVALAIER; encoded by the coding sequence ATGCAAGATGTCGTAATCGTTGCCGCCACCCGTACTGCTGTCGGGAGCTACCAGGGGGCGCTGGCCAACATTCCTGCCGTCGACCTCGGCGCTGCGGTGATCCGCCAGTTGCTGACCCAGACCGGCATCGATGCCGAACTGGTCGATGAAGTCATCCTCGGCCAGGTACTGACCGCCGGTGCCGGGCAGAACCCGGCGCGTCAGGCCGCGATCAAGGCCGGCCTGCCCCACGCGGTACCGGCCATGACCCTGAACAAGGTCTGCGGCTCGGGCCTCAAGGCCCTGCACCTGGCGACCCAGGCAATTCGCTGCGGCGATGCCGAGGTGATCATCGCCGGCGGCCAGGAGAACATGAGCCTGGCCAACTACGTCATGCCGGGTGCCCGTACCGGCCTGCGCATGGGCCACAGCACACTGATCGACAGCATGATCAGCGACGGCCTGTGGGATGCGTTCAACGACTACCACATGGGCATCACCGCCGAGAACCTGGTGGAAAAATACGGCATCAGCCGGGAAGAACAGGACGCCTTCGCCGCCACCTCGCAGCAGAAAGCCGCCGCCGCCATCGAAGCCCGGCGCTTCGTCGACGAAATCACCCCGATCCTGATTCCGCAGCGCAAGGGCGAGCCGGTGGCCTTCGCCACCGACGAGCAACCCCGCGCCGGCACTACCGCCGAGTCGCTGGGCAAGCTCAAGCCGGCGTTCAAGAAAGACGGCACGGTAACAGCCGGTAACGCCTCTTCGCTCAACGACGGTGCGGCAGCGGTACTGCTGATGAGTGCGGCCAAGGCGCAACAGCTGGGCCTGCCGATCCTGGCGCGGATCAAGGCCTATGCCAACGCCGGGGTTGATCCGGCGATCATGGGCATCGGCCCGGTCAGCGCCACCCGCCGCTGCCTGGACAAGGCCGGCTGGCAGTTGAGCGACCTCGATCTGATCGAGGCCAACGAAGCCTTTGCCGCCCAGGCCCTGTCGGTGGGCAAGGAGCTGGGCTGGGACGCCAGCAAGGTCAACGTCAATGGCGGCGCGATTGCCCTGGGGCACCCGATTGGCGCCTCGGGTTGTCGGGTGCTGGTAACTTTGCTGCATGAAATGATCAAGCGTGACGTCAGCAAAGGCCTGGCGACCCTGTGCATCGGCGGTGGTCAGGGCGTGGCCCTGGCGATCGAGCGCTGA
- a CDS encoding oxygenase MpaB family protein, producing MEAIRRRIETQVMSLTGLSLGQLDLENPKGDPGLFGPDSLSWRVHGDFPSMLIGGISALLLQLLHPLALAGVWDHSNFRQDLLGRLRRTSQFISGTTFGSSRDANWLIEKVRTIHLQVVGSAADGRPYAASDPDLLTWVHVAEVSSFLAAHMRYRNPQMPVTEQDAYYAEIALIAERLGARNVPRSRQQIADYLQAMRPQLLCDARSHEVVQVLLDAPAPSRLAQPVGALMLRAGIDLLPEWASAMLELGQNPLQRRLIRLGIHSTAPVLRWAMRDGSAHRARRRMGIA from the coding sequence ATGGAAGCGATTCGCCGCCGTATCGAAACCCAGGTGATGAGCCTGACCGGCTTGTCCCTGGGTCAGCTCGACCTGGAAAACCCCAAGGGCGACCCCGGTCTGTTCGGCCCGGACAGCCTCAGCTGGCGTGTGCACGGCGACTTCCCGAGCATGCTGATCGGCGGCATCAGTGCCCTGCTCCTGCAGTTGCTGCACCCGCTGGCGCTGGCTGGCGTATGGGATCATTCCAACTTTCGCCAGGACCTGCTCGGCCGCTTGCGCCGCACCAGCCAGTTCATCTCCGGCACCACCTTTGGTTCGAGCCGGGATGCCAACTGGCTGATCGAAAAAGTGCGCACCATTCACCTGCAGGTGGTCGGCAGCGCTGCCGATGGCCGGCCCTATGCCGCCAGCGACCCGGACCTGCTGACCTGGGTGCATGTGGCCGAGGTCAGCAGCTTTCTTGCCGCCCACATGCGCTACCGCAACCCGCAGATGCCGGTCACCGAACAGGACGCCTACTACGCCGAGATCGCCCTGATCGCCGAGCGCCTGGGCGCGCGCAACGTGCCGCGCTCACGCCAGCAAATTGCCGACTACCTGCAGGCCATGCGCCCGCAACTGCTGTGCGACGCGCGCAGCCATGAAGTGGTGCAGGTGCTGCTCGACGCGCCGGCGCCCAGCCGCCTGGCGCAACCGGTCGGCGCCTTGATGCTGCGCGCCGGTATCGACCTGCTGCCGGAATGGGCCAGCGCGATGCTCGAGCTGGGCCAGAACCCGCTGCAACGCCGATTGATTCGCCTGGGCATCCACAGCACTGCTCCGGTGCTGCGCTGGGCCATGCGCGACGGCTCGGCCCATCGCGCCCGGCGACGTATGGGAATCGCCTGA
- the acs gene encoding acetate--CoA ligase, translated as MFDISDFPQADAVSKAAQLSQADYQRLYRQSIDDPDTFWCEQAKALDWIKPWSQVQQSDMKTGQAAWFKGAQLNVSYNCIDRHLATRGDRPAIIREGDNPADSSVITYRELHQQVCRLANVLKQRGVRKGDRVCIYMPMVPEAAYAMLACSRIGAIHSVVFGGFSPDALRDRILDADCRTLITADEGVRGGKSVALKHNVDKALLSCPDVSTVVVIKRTGGKIDCSEGRDLWYHEAIKQVSDNCPPEPMDAEDPLFILYTSGSTGKPKGVLHTTAGYLLQAALTFKTVFDYREGEVFWCTADVGWVTGHSYIVYGPLANGAITLMFEGVPNYPDASRFWQVVDKHQVNIFYTAPTALRALMREGQGPLAGTSRKSLRLLGSVGEPINPEAWEWYFEAVGEKRCPIVDTWWQTETGGIMISPLVGTRRIKPGCATQPLFGVQPVLLDEKGKLIEGPGSGMLAIKASWPGQIRGVYGDPQRMIDTYFKPLPGYYFTGDGARRDADGDLWITGRIDDVINVSGHRIGTAEVESALVLHDSIAEAAVVGYPHDLKGQGIYAFVTPMNGVTPDDSLKQQLLALVSKEIGSFAKPELIQWASALPKTRSGKIMRRILRKIACNELDSLGDTSTLADPSVVQGLIDKRLNT; from the coding sequence ATGTTCGATATCAGCGACTTTCCCCAAGCCGATGCCGTCAGCAAAGCGGCGCAACTGAGCCAGGCCGACTACCAGCGCCTGTACCGCCAGTCCATCGACGACCCGGATACCTTCTGGTGCGAACAGGCCAAGGCCCTGGACTGGATCAAGCCCTGGAGCCAGGTCCAGCAGAGCGACATGAAGACCGGCCAGGCCGCCTGGTTCAAGGGCGCGCAACTCAATGTCAGCTACAACTGCATCGATCGTCACCTGGCCACCCGGGGCGATCGACCGGCGATCATTCGCGAAGGCGACAACCCTGCCGACTCCAGCGTCATCACCTACCGCGAACTGCACCAGCAGGTCTGCCGCCTGGCCAACGTACTCAAGCAGCGCGGGGTGAGAAAAGGCGACCGGGTGTGCATCTACATGCCCATGGTCCCGGAGGCGGCCTACGCCATGCTCGCCTGCAGCCGTATTGGCGCCATTCACTCGGTGGTGTTCGGTGGCTTTTCGCCGGATGCCCTGCGTGACCGGATTCTCGACGCCGACTGTCGCACGCTGATCACCGCCGATGAAGGCGTGCGCGGCGGCAAGAGCGTGGCGCTGAAGCACAACGTCGACAAGGCCCTGCTCAGTTGCCCGGATGTCAGTACGGTGGTGGTGATCAAGCGTACTGGCGGCAAGATCGACTGTAGCGAAGGCCGCGATCTCTGGTACCACGAAGCGATCAAGCAGGTCAGCGATAACTGCCCACCCGAGCCGATGGACGCCGAAGACCCGCTGTTCATCCTCTATACCTCCGGCAGCACCGGCAAACCCAAGGGCGTACTGCACACCACCGCCGGCTACCTGCTGCAGGCAGCGCTGACCTTCAAGACCGTGTTCGATTACCGCGAGGGCGAGGTGTTCTGGTGCACCGCCGATGTCGGCTGGGTGACCGGCCACAGCTATATCGTCTACGGGCCGCTGGCCAACGGTGCAATTACCCTGATGTTCGAAGGCGTGCCCAACTACCCCGATGCCTCGCGCTTCTGGCAGGTGGTCGACAAGCACCAGGTCAATATCTTCTACACCGCGCCCACCGCCCTGCGCGCGCTGATGCGCGAAGGCCAGGGCCCGTTGGCGGGCACCTCGCGCAAGAGCCTGCGCCTGCTCGGCAGCGTCGGAGAGCCAATCAACCCGGAAGCCTGGGAATGGTACTTCGAGGCCGTAGGCGAAAAGCGCTGCCCGATCGTCGACACCTGGTGGCAGACCGAAACCGGCGGCATCATGATCAGCCCGCTGGTGGGCACCCGGCGAATCAAGCCCGGGTGCGCCACCCAGCCGCTGTTCGGCGTGCAACCGGTGTTGCTGGACGAAAAAGGCAAGCTGATCGAAGGCCCCGGCAGCGGCATGCTGGCGATCAAGGCCAGCTGGCCTGGGCAGATCCGCGGCGTGTACGGCGATCCGCAGCGGATGATCGATACCTACTTCAAGCCGCTGCCGGGCTATTACTTCACCGGCGATGGTGCGCGCCGCGACGCAGACGGCGACCTGTGGATAACCGGGCGCATCGATGACGTGATCAACGTCTCCGGGCACCGGATCGGCACCGCCGAGGTGGAAAGCGCTCTGGTACTGCACGACAGCATCGCCGAAGCGGCCGTTGTCGGGTACCCTCACGATCTCAAGGGCCAAGGCATCTATGCCTTTGTCACGCCCATGAACGGTGTGACCCCGGACGACAGTCTCAAGCAGCAGCTGCTGGCCCTGGTCAGCAAAGAGATTGGCAGCTTCGCCAAACCCGAGCTGATCCAGTGGGCGTCGGCACTGCCCAAGACCCGTTCGGGCAAGATCATGCGGCGCATCCTGCGCAAGATCGCCTGCAACGAGCTCGACAGCCTCGGCGATACCTCGACCCTGGCCGACCCGAGCGTGGTCCAGGGCCTGATCGACAAACGCCTGAACACTTAA
- the pgi gene encoding glucose-6-phosphate isomerase, whose translation MAYYRTPHDVTALPAWQALQQHREAMQDFSMRDAFTAEPKRFEEFSLSTCGLFLDYSKNLINAQTRELLVGLANEVGLQEAIKGLFAGEILNASEGRPALHTALRRPVGDKLSVNGVNVMPEVHKVLNQVTELVGRIHDGLWRGYSEKPITDVVNIGIGGSFLGPELVSEALLPYAQRGVRCHYLANIDGSEFHELSAKLRAETTLFIVSSKSFNTLETLKNAQAARAWYLAQGGSEAELYKHFIAVSSNKAAAVAFGIREENIFPMWDWVGGRYSLWSAIGLPIALAIGTANFKELLSGAYTMDQHFQNAPFEQNMPVLLALLGVWYGNFWGAQSHAILPYDHYLRNITKHLQQLDMESNGKSVRQDGTPVNHDTGPVIWGGVGCNGQHAYHQLLHQGTQLIPADFIVPVVSFNPVADHHQWLYANCLSQSQALMLGKTRSEAEAELRDKGMAEAEIQKLAPHKVIPGNRPSNTLVVERISPRRLGALVAMYEHKVFVQSVIWGINAFDQWGVELGKELGKGVYQRLTGGIEEPAEDASTQGLINFFRSRHRG comes from the coding sequence ATGGCGTATTACCGCACCCCTCATGATGTTACCGCCCTGCCCGCCTGGCAGGCGCTCCAGCAACACCGCGAAGCCATGCAGGACTTCAGCATGCGCGACGCATTCACTGCCGAGCCAAAGCGCTTCGAAGAATTCTCCCTGAGCACCTGCGGGCTGTTCCTCGACTACTCGAAAAACCTGATCAACGCCCAGACCCGCGAGCTGCTGGTGGGCCTGGCCAACGAGGTCGGTCTGCAAGAGGCCATCAAGGGCCTGTTCGCCGGCGAGATCCTTAACGCCTCCGAAGGCCGCCCGGCGCTACATACCGCCCTGCGCCGCCCGGTGGGCGACAAGCTGAGCGTCAACGGCGTCAACGTGATGCCCGAGGTGCACAAGGTCCTCAACCAGGTGACCGAGCTGGTTGGCCGCATCCATGATGGCCTGTGGCGCGGCTACAGCGAGAAGCCGATCACCGACGTGGTCAACATCGGCATCGGTGGCTCGTTCCTCGGCCCCGAGCTGGTCTCCGAAGCCCTGCTGCCTTACGCCCAGCGCGGCGTGCGCTGCCATTACCTGGCAAACATCGACGGCAGCGAGTTCCACGAGCTGTCGGCCAAGCTGCGCGCCGAAACCACGCTGTTCATCGTTTCGTCCAAGTCGTTCAACACCCTCGAAACACTGAAGAACGCCCAGGCCGCCCGCGCCTGGTACCTGGCCCAGGGTGGCTCGGAAGCCGAGCTGTACAAGCACTTCATCGCTGTTTCCAGCAACAAGGCCGCCGCCGTGGCCTTCGGCATCCGTGAAGAAAACATTTTCCCGATGTGGGACTGGGTCGGCGGGCGTTACTCGCTGTGGTCAGCCATCGGCTTGCCGATTGCGCTGGCCATCGGTACCGCCAACTTCAAGGAACTGCTGTCCGGTGCCTACACCATGGACCAGCACTTCCAGAACGCGCCGTTCGAACAGAACATGCCGGTGCTGCTGGCCTTGCTCGGCGTGTGGTACGGCAACTTCTGGGGCGCGCAAAGCCACGCGATCCTGCCGTACGACCACTACCTGCGTAACATCACCAAGCACCTGCAGCAGCTGGACATGGAATCCAACGGCAAGAGCGTCCGCCAGGACGGCACGCCGGTCAACCACGACACCGGCCCGGTCATCTGGGGCGGCGTGGGTTGCAACGGCCAGCATGCCTACCACCAGTTGCTGCACCAGGGCACCCAGCTGATTCCGGCCGACTTCATCGTCCCGGTGGTCAGCTTCAACCCGGTCGCCGACCATCACCAGTGGCTGTACGCCAACTGCCTGTCGCAGAGCCAGGCACTGATGCTGGGCAAGACCCGCAGCGAAGCCGAAGCCGAGCTGCGTGACAAAGGCATGGCCGAAGCCGAGATCCAGAAGCTGGCACCGCACAAGGTGATTCCGGGCAACCGCCCGAGCAATACCCTGGTGGTCGAGCGCATCAGCCCACGGCGTCTTGGCGCACTGGTGGCGATGTACGAGCACAAGGTATTCGTGCAAAGCGTCATCTGGGGTATCAACGCCTTCGACCAGTGGGGCGTGGAGCTGGGCAAGGAGCTCGGCAAGGGCGTCTACCAGCGCCTGACCGGCGGCATTGAAGAGCCTGCCGAAGACGCCTCGACCCAGGGCCTGATCAACTTCTTCCGCAGCCGTCACCGCGGTTGA
- the panC gene encoding pantoate--beta-alanine ligase: MNTVKTVLELRAAVARARSEGKRIGFVPTMGNLHSGHAALVTKAAQRVDFVVASIFVNPLQFGPSEDLDKYPRTLAADQEKLLQAGCHLLFAPTVEEIYPDGMAGQTRVSVPQLSDGLCGASRPGHFEGVATVVSKLFNMVQPDLAVFGQKDFQQLAVIRALVRDLNMPIQIIGEPTVRAEDGLALSSRNGYLSDEQRATAPALYRLLSQMAAAIEQGERDYPALIANGQQQLAAAGFRPDYLEVRQALSLRPATPEDRDLVILVAAFLGATRLIDNLHLNLDDK; the protein is encoded by the coding sequence ATGAATACAGTCAAGACCGTCCTCGAACTGCGCGCCGCCGTGGCGCGGGCGCGCAGTGAGGGCAAACGCATCGGCTTCGTGCCGACCATGGGCAACCTGCACAGCGGCCATGCCGCGCTGGTGACCAAGGCCGCGCAACGGGTCGACTTCGTCGTCGCCAGCATCTTCGTCAACCCGCTGCAGTTCGGCCCCAGCGAAGACCTCGACAAGTACCCGCGGACCCTCGCCGCCGACCAGGAGAAACTGCTCCAGGCCGGCTGCCACCTGCTGTTCGCCCCCACTGTCGAAGAAATATACCCCGACGGCATGGCCGGGCAGACCCGGGTCAGCGTCCCGCAGCTGTCCGACGGGCTCTGTGGTGCCAGCCGTCCGGGCCATTTCGAAGGCGTGGCGACGGTGGTCAGCAAGCTGTTCAACATGGTCCAGCCGGACCTGGCGGTATTTGGCCAGAAAGACTTCCAGCAACTGGCGGTAATCCGCGCGCTGGTGCGCGACCTGAACATGCCGATCCAGATCATCGGCGAGCCGACCGTGCGCGCCGAAGACGGCCTGGCGCTGTCGTCGCGCAACGGCTACCTGAGCGACGAGCAGCGCGCCACGGCGCCAGCGCTGTATCGCCTGCTGAGCCAGATGGCCGCCGCCATCGAGCAAGGCGAACGCGACTACCCGGCGCTTATCGCCAACGGCCAGCAGCAACTGGCTGCAGCAGGCTTTCGCCCGGACTACCTGGAAGTCCGCCAGGCCCTGAGCCTGCGCCCGGCGACGCCTGAAGACCGCGATCTGGTGATCCTGGTAGCCGCCTTCCTCGGAGCTACCCGCCTGATCGACAACCTGCACCTGAACCTTGACGACAAGTAA